Proteins from one Oryza sativa Japonica Group chromosome 12, ASM3414082v1 genomic window:
- the LOC4352264 gene encoding NAD(P)H-quinone oxidoreductase subunit U, chloroplastic, translated as MAAVGVVSPPAPPAVAAASTSSPRRRVRLPLGRVSSSAASFRARCAAAAEDGGATAAPEDAAAAAAVAEAVEGDPEAGTDVAGGAATSTRPPYSLISADNVQKAMRGLAITECDHYGRLGITRSASTDEVKAAYEKKCEELNSKGLEEEEINKEHDLLKESFTILWTEEERRLYDWSLARSGKPERYVWPFEVDPMELAPDPPKEPEDEFPTKLVGYFFLAWFILSVALSVTLNR; from the exons ATGGCTGCCGTTGGCGTCGtctccccgccggcgccgcccgccgtggccgccgcctccacctcgtccccgcgccgccgcgtccgcctccccctcggccgtgtctcctcctccgcggcgtcgtTCCGCgcccggtgcgccgccgccgcggaagacggcggcgccacggccgcccccgaggacgccgcggcggcggcggcggtggcggaagcCGTGGAGGGGGACCCCGAGGCCGGGAcggacgtcgccggcggcgccgcgacgtCGACGCGGCCGCCGTACTCGCTCATCTCCGCCGACAACGTGCAGAAGGCGATGCGCGGCCTCG CAATCACAGAATGTGATCATTATGGGAGGCTTGGGATCACCAGATCAGCTTCTACCGATGAG GTTAAAGCCGCCTACGAGAAGAAGTGCGAAGAACTGAATAGCAAAGGATTGGAAGAAGAGGAAATCAACAAGGAGCATGACCTCCTAAAG GAATCTTTTACCATACTATGGAccgaggaagagagaagatTATACGATTGGAGTTTGGCAAGAAGTGGAAAGCCTGAGCGATATGTCTGGCCTTTCGAAGTCGATCCCATGGAGCTAGCACCAGATCCTCCAAAG GAACCAGAAGATGAGTTCCCAACAAAGCTGGTTGGCTACTTTTTCCTGGCATGGTTCATACTATCTGTTGCCTTGTCAGTAACCCTCAACAGATGA